A region of Capra hircus breed San Clemente chromosome 11, ASM170441v1, whole genome shotgun sequence DNA encodes the following proteins:
- the MED22 gene encoding mediator of RNA polymerase II transcription subunit 22 isoform X2: MAQQRALPQSKETLLQSYNKRLKDDVKSIMDNFTEIIKTAKIEDETQVSRATQGEQDNYEMHVRAANIVRAGESLMKLVSDLKQFLILNDFPSVNEAIDQRNQQLRALQEESDRKLIALRDEVSIDLYELEEEYYSSSSSLCEANDLPLCEAYWRLDQDTDSADFLSAPLLASPEPSAGGPLQAAAPAHSHTHTGGPGPTEHT, encoded by the exons ATGGCCCAGCAGAGAGCCCTGCCGCAGAGCAAGGAGACGCTGCTGCAGTCTTACAACAAGCGGCTTAAGGACGACGTCAAGTCCATCATGGACAACTTCACCGAGATCATCAAGACCGCCAAG ATTGAGGACGAGACGCAGGTGTCAAGGGCCACGCAGGGCGAGCAGGACAACTACGAAATGCACGTGAGAGCCGCCAACATC GTCCGAGCTGGCGAGTCCCTGATGAAGCTGGTGTCTGACCTGAAGCAGTTCCTCATCCTCAACGACTTCCCATCGGTGAACGAGGCCATCGACCAGCGCAACCAGCAGCTGCGAGCCCTGCAAGAGGAGAGTGACCGGAAGCTCATCGCGCTGCGGGACGAGGTCTCCATCGACCTGTACGAGCTGGAGGAGGAGTATTACTCGTCCAG CTCAAGTCTATGCGAAGCTAACGATCTGCCTCTGTGCGAAGCTTACTGGAGGCTGGACCAGGACACAGACTCCGCTGACTTCCTCTCAGCCCCTCTGCTCGCGTCCCCAGAGCCCAGTGCTGGCGGCCCCCTGCAGGCTGCAGCCCCCGCCCACTCCCACACTCACACTGGTGGCCCCGGCCCCACGGAGCACACCTGA
- the MED22 gene encoding mediator of RNA polymerase II transcription subunit 22 isoform X1, which yields MGQGVLVYAARGLGAVPGAERAWRVGVHCRRHRAPVGQGTCPRWTFSFAPQIEDETQVSRATQGEQDNYEMHVRAANIVRAGESLMKLVSDLKQFLILNDFPSVNEAIDQRNQQLRALQEESDRKLIALRDEVSIDLYELEEEYYSSSSSLCEANDLPLCEAYWRLDQDTDSADFLSAPLLASPEPSAGGPLQAAAPAHSHTHTGGPGPTEHT from the exons ATGGGGCAGGGGGTGCTGGTGTACGCAGCCCGAGGTCTGGGGGCGGTGCCTGGTGCAGAGAGAGCGTGGCGAGTGGGGGTGCACTGCCGTCGCCACCGGGCACCTGTGGGCCAGGGCACCTGCCCACGCTGGACTTTCTCGTTTGCCCCGCAGATTGAGGACGAGACGCAGGTGTCAAGGGCCACGCAGGGCGAGCAGGACAACTACGAAATGCACGTGAGAGCCGCCAACATC GTCCGAGCTGGCGAGTCCCTGATGAAGCTGGTGTCTGACCTGAAGCAGTTCCTCATCCTCAACGACTTCCCATCGGTGAACGAGGCCATCGACCAGCGCAACCAGCAGCTGCGAGCCCTGCAAGAGGAGAGTGACCGGAAGCTCATCGCGCTGCGGGACGAGGTCTCCATCGACCTGTACGAGCTGGAGGAGGAGTATTACTCGTCCAG CTCAAGTCTATGCGAAGCTAACGATCTGCCTCTGTGCGAAGCTTACTGGAGGCTGGACCAGGACACAGACTCCGCTGACTTCCTCTCAGCCCCTCTGCTCGCGTCCCCAGAGCCCAGTGCTGGCGGCCCCCTGCAGGCTGCAGCCCCCGCCCACTCCCACACTCACACTGGTGGCCCCGGCCCCACGGAGCACACCTGA
- the SURF6 gene encoding surfeit locus protein 6, translating into MTSLLAKDAYLQGLAKKICSQPSTEPQKRKSAGKTQVSDAAAPPRKKRRKAQKKPREREEKTAKPRAQASAKSEARKPEAAEEEEGAASSTRAPAGGLATEPDSLFALDVLRQRLHEKIQEARGQGSTKELSAAVLEKRRRRKQERDRKKRKRRELRAKEKSAKALEGAEATEPDPPVPGQETQAQPGLLFNKVEVTEEEPASKAQRRKEKRQKLKGNLTPLTGKNYRQLLERLQARQARLEELRDRDAGQAQELEAKMRWTNLLYKAEGVRIRDDERRLQEALKRKEKRRAQRQRAWEKRTAHVVGKMQQRQDRRRQNLRKKKAAKAERRLEKARKRGRILPQDLERAGLA; encoded by the exons ATGACTTCTCTGTTGGCGAAAGACGCTTACCTGCAGGGCCTGGCCAAGAAGATCTGCTCCCAGCCCAGCACCGAACCGCAGAAGCGCAAATCGG CTGGCAAAACTCAAGTCTCAGATGCTGCTGCACCccccaggaagaagaggaggaaagcaCAGAAGAAACCCCGGGAGCGGGAGGAGAAGACTGCGAAGCCCAGGGCCCAGGCCTCTGCGAAGTCTGAGGCCAGGAAGCCAGAGGCggccgaggaggaggagggagccgCCAGCTCCACCAGGGCCCCGGCGG GTGGCCTGGCCACAGAGCCTGACTCTTTATTTGCCTTGGATGTTCTGCGGCAGCGCCTGCATGAGAAGATTCAGGAGGCGCGGGGCCAG GGCAGCACCAAAGAGCTGTCCGCCGCTGTTTTGGAGAAAAGACGCCGGAGGAAGCAGGAGCGCGACCGGAAAAAGAGGAAACGGAGGGAGCTGAGAGCAAAGGAGAAGTCAGCCAAGGCACTGGAGGGGGCGGAGGCCACCGAGCCGGACCCGCCGGTGCCCGGGCAGGAGACGCAGGCCCAGCCGGGGCTGCTCTTCAACAAG GTGGAGGTGACCGAGGAGGAGCCGGCCAGCAAGGCCCAGCGCCGGAAAGAGAAGAGGCAGAAGCTGAAGGGGAACCTGACACCGCTGACGGGCAAGAACTACCGGCAGCTGCTGGAGCGCCTGCAGGCGCGTCAGGCCCGGCTGGAGGAGCTGCGGGACCGGGACGCGGGGCAGGCCCAGGAGCTCGAGGCCAAGATGCGCTGGACCAACCTGCTGTACAAGGCCGAGGGCGTGCGGATCCGTGACGACGAGCGCCGGCTGCAGGAAGCCCTGAAGCGCAAGGAGAAGAGGCGCGCGCAGCGCCAGCGCGCCTGGGAGAAGCGCACGGCGCACGTGGTGGGCAAGATGCAGCAGCGGCAGGACCGGCGGCGGCAGAACCTGCGCAAGAAGAAGGCGGCCAAGGCCGAGCGCCGCCTGGAGAAGGCGCGCAAGAGGGGCCGCATCCTGCCCCAAGACCTGGAGCGCGCCGGCCTGGCCTGA